Proteins found in one Alicyclobacillus cycloheptanicus genomic segment:
- a CDS encoding class II aldolase/adducin family protein: MAAEFRLQPPTFQSVEEERLHRKQRLAAAFRLFSKFGFDEGVAGHITARDPERPDHFWVNPFGMHFGQIRVSDLILVNHNGDVVEGDRPVNRAAFAIHSQVHKARPDVVAAAHAHSVYGKSWSTLGRLLDPITQDACAFYNDHAVFDDYTGVVHELEEGRRIGEALGKRKAVILRNHGLLTVGGTVDEAAWWFITMERSCQAQLLAEAVGKPTLIEPEYALRTSRYVGSSISGWFQFQPLWDRIVKEQPDLLE; this comes from the coding sequence ATGGCAGCGGAGTTTCGGTTGCAACCCCCCACCTTTCAATCCGTCGAGGAAGAACGGCTTCATCGGAAACAGCGATTGGCTGCCGCCTTCCGCCTGTTTTCCAAGTTTGGGTTCGACGAGGGCGTCGCAGGCCACATCACCGCACGCGATCCGGAGCGGCCTGACCACTTCTGGGTCAATCCATTTGGCATGCACTTCGGTCAAATCCGGGTGTCCGACCTGATTTTGGTGAACCACAACGGCGATGTGGTGGAGGGCGACCGCCCGGTCAACCGCGCCGCCTTCGCAATCCATTCGCAGGTGCACAAAGCCCGCCCCGACGTGGTCGCCGCAGCGCACGCGCATTCGGTCTACGGCAAGAGCTGGTCAACCCTGGGCCGGCTGCTGGACCCCATCACCCAGGACGCCTGCGCCTTTTATAACGATCACGCCGTGTTCGACGACTACACCGGCGTCGTACACGAACTGGAGGAGGGCCGCCGCATCGGCGAGGCCCTCGGCAAACGGAAAGCGGTCATCCTGCGAAACCACGGGCTGCTGACGGTCGGCGGTACCGTGGACGAAGCCGCATGGTGGTTTATCACCATGGAGCGCTCCTGCCAGGCCCAACTCTTGGCGGAAGCGGTCGGAAAGCCGACGCTCATCGAACCTGAGTACGCACTGCGCACATCGCGCTATGTCGGTTCATCCATCTCAGGCTGGTTCCAATTTCAGCCCCTGTGGGACCGTATCGTCAAAGAACAACCGGATTTGCTGGAATAG
- a CDS encoding retropepsin-like aspartic protease, whose product MATYANLAVIHGQVQNDAFYFTLTVNGTQVPGMVMDTGAFELTFNGEVARQLGLPNLGSIQIGGVGGTANAYQSECTLYLGGKTFHNVPCIVDPDFSDAGLFGLRFFVDNHLAMTLDPVHQELVILTPSTTA is encoded by the coding sequence ATGGCGACGTATGCGAACCTCGCGGTGATTCATGGTCAGGTTCAGAACGATGCATTTTACTTCACGCTCACGGTGAACGGTACACAAGTGCCGGGCATGGTCATGGATACAGGTGCCTTTGAATTGACGTTTAACGGTGAGGTGGCGCGGCAGCTCGGCTTACCCAATCTCGGAAGCATCCAAATCGGGGGCGTAGGCGGTACGGCCAACGCCTATCAGTCGGAATGCACCCTGTACCTTGGCGGGAAGACGTTTCACAACGTGCCCTGCATTGTCGATCCCGACTTTTCCGACGCTGGGCTCTTCGGCTTGCGATTCTTCGTGGACAACCACCTGGCGATGACGTTGGACCCTGTGCATCAGGAACTCGTGATTCTGACGCCGTCCACAACGGCGTGA
- a CDS encoding AAA family ATPase, whose product MEQVIVGKRDVIRLLLVALLAGGHCLIEDVPGVGKTMLVRAAARSLGCEFRRIQFTPDLLPSDVTGVSIYNQKSQAFEFRPGPIFGQVVLADEINRTSPKTQSALLEALEEHSVSADGVTYRLPSPFFVLATENPIEFEGTFPLPEAQLDRFLLKFSMGYPTLADEVDILTRQQEGHPIAKIAAVTTPERVLEWRREAAEIYVDSQVRQYLVQIVQATREHKSVYLGASPRASIALFKAAQALAFISGRPYVVPDDIQLLAPYVLEHRVLLSAEARLSGVRVDALIQDCLAAIPVPVLHEVRR is encoded by the coding sequence ATGGAGCAGGTCATTGTGGGCAAACGGGATGTGATTCGGCTCCTGCTGGTGGCGCTGCTGGCGGGCGGGCACTGTCTGATTGAAGACGTGCCAGGGGTGGGCAAGACGATGCTGGTTCGCGCGGCAGCGCGGTCACTCGGCTGTGAGTTCCGTCGCATTCAGTTCACGCCGGACCTGCTTCCATCGGATGTGACGGGTGTTTCCATCTATAATCAAAAGTCGCAAGCGTTTGAATTTCGGCCTGGCCCGATTTTCGGACAAGTGGTGCTGGCCGACGAGATCAACCGCACCTCCCCGAAAACCCAGTCTGCGCTGTTGGAAGCGTTGGAAGAACACAGTGTGTCTGCGGACGGCGTCACCTACCGCCTGCCGTCCCCCTTCTTTGTGCTGGCCACTGAAAATCCCATTGAATTTGAGGGGACGTTTCCGCTGCCGGAGGCGCAGTTGGACCGCTTTCTGCTGAAGTTCAGCATGGGCTACCCAACATTGGCAGATGAAGTGGATATTTTGACCCGTCAGCAGGAAGGGCATCCCATTGCGAAGATTGCGGCGGTCACAACCCCTGAACGGGTCTTGGAATGGCGGCGCGAAGCGGCTGAAATTTACGTCGACAGCCAGGTGCGTCAGTATCTGGTGCAAATTGTCCAGGCCACACGTGAACACAAAAGCGTCTACCTGGGGGCGAGTCCGCGGGCCAGCATTGCGCTGTTCAAGGCGGCGCAGGCGCTGGCGTTCATTTCAGGCCGACCGTACGTCGTCCCGGACGACATTCAGCTGCTCGCCCCCTATGTGCTGGAGCACCGGGTCCTGCTGTCTGCGGAAGCGCGGCTGTCGGGGGTTCGCGTCGATGCGCTCATTCAGGATTGCCTGGCTGCGATTCCGGTTCCGGTCCTGCATGAGGTGCGTCGTTGA
- a CDS encoding DUF4129 domain-containing transglutaminase family protein, translated as MPRGADSSPNIVFRLFIAVAAAVWLWVFLPPMQQLGLLVNPRSFAWVIFGVFVLAQLVQSRWFRLAAGVLGTVAYMWRYFRPSHTGAWRGLLGLLREEGLQVYGLLRHTTGFQDPLQTQLFLLSLLGIFWLLTYAARRKRLWIFYNALAVLVLGAIDANTGVHPNAALVVLLLDCVCVLGMTRYAQMRSSLIQSGSPSLRFFVPFAIVCAVLFGVSLALPDEPAVWANPFSPSASGSLSVQAVSGATEKVIGYQMDDAHLGGSFTMSDTQVLSVIAAQPAYLQGQVLNVYTGKGWLPGSFASAVVPLNQNVYNPQSTFAASLPTQVVQQKVTVLHGGLNVPVLFGAYAIQQVNDIRSGSAGHGGAGASASIVLDDSSGSLSGSPLQPDEQYVVTSRELADPTDVLMSQPPLPADPTSLYPASVTQDLALPSSVPARVRDLAKQITADDATEYGKVTSVMSYLQSFETYNTQDIPVPGPGQDYVDQFLFETHQGYCNNFASAMAVLLRAVDIPTRFVTGFTQGTEDYAYQGPGERFIIENQDAHAWVQVYFPKLGWIPFDPTPGFNMPFSQGTTSPASSPAVNSTPAAPTPPKTKVQPAPANTSSVSAVNVTRWMQLAGLVLAGLLALLAALAWVFRRRILLFRAERLWRADSPAGMTRGMHYLIKLLAARGRLGGVVFSVRDLYQAALATELPEDEVRHFLTTAEAAWYGPGAPSAQDVARARQTWKRWIAALLQQGRPGRRKRSRNSSSL; from the coding sequence GTGCCGCGGGGGGCTGATTCATCCCCAAACATCGTGTTCCGCTTGTTCATCGCCGTCGCTGCCGCCGTCTGGCTGTGGGTGTTTTTGCCGCCCATGCAGCAGCTCGGCTTGCTGGTCAACCCGCGCTCCTTCGCGTGGGTGATTTTCGGCGTTTTTGTACTGGCGCAGCTGGTGCAAAGCCGCTGGTTTCGCCTGGCCGCCGGGGTGCTGGGTACTGTGGCCTACATGTGGCGGTATTTTCGGCCCAGTCACACCGGCGCTTGGCGGGGGCTGCTTGGCTTGCTCAGGGAAGAAGGCCTCCAGGTATACGGGTTGCTGCGCCATACCACTGGCTTTCAGGATCCGCTGCAGACCCAGCTGTTTTTGCTCTCCTTGCTCGGCATTTTCTGGCTGCTCACGTACGCCGCACGCCGCAAAAGGCTGTGGATATTCTACAATGCGCTCGCGGTGCTGGTGCTCGGCGCGATCGATGCGAACACGGGGGTGCACCCCAATGCCGCGCTGGTCGTATTGCTGTTGGACTGTGTCTGCGTGCTTGGCATGACACGGTACGCACAGATGCGGTCGAGTCTGATTCAGTCCGGATCGCCCAGCCTGCGATTTTTTGTTCCGTTCGCCATCGTCTGCGCCGTTCTCTTTGGCGTGTCCCTGGCCCTGCCCGATGAGCCTGCGGTGTGGGCCAATCCGTTTTCTCCCAGCGCGTCGGGCAGCTTGTCTGTGCAGGCGGTGTCAGGAGCGACCGAAAAGGTCATTGGCTATCAGATGGATGACGCGCATCTCGGTGGGTCGTTCACCATGAGCGACACGCAGGTGCTCAGCGTCATTGCCGCCCAGCCGGCGTACTTGCAGGGGCAGGTCCTGAATGTTTACACGGGAAAGGGATGGCTGCCCGGCAGCTTTGCGAGCGCAGTCGTTCCCCTGAACCAGAATGTGTACAACCCGCAGTCGACCTTTGCCGCCTCGCTGCCGACGCAGGTGGTTCAACAAAAGGTCACCGTTCTTCATGGCGGATTGAACGTGCCTGTGCTGTTTGGCGCCTATGCCATTCAACAGGTGAATGACATCCGGTCCGGCTCGGCAGGTCATGGCGGGGCTGGCGCGTCTGCGTCTATCGTGCTCGATGACTCGTCTGGGAGCCTGTCCGGTTCGCCCTTGCAGCCGGACGAACAGTACGTGGTGACGAGCCGCGAACTGGCGGATCCGACGGATGTCCTCATGTCGCAGCCACCCTTGCCCGCAGATCCGACATCGCTTTACCCAGCCAGCGTGACACAGGATTTGGCGCTGCCAAGCAGTGTGCCGGCCAGAGTGCGGGACTTGGCGAAGCAGATCACGGCGGACGACGCAACAGAGTACGGCAAGGTCACCAGCGTGATGAGCTATCTTCAGTCGTTCGAAACCTACAATACACAGGACATCCCGGTCCCCGGCCCCGGCCAGGACTACGTGGACCAATTTCTGTTTGAGACCCACCAAGGGTACTGCAACAACTTTGCCTCCGCAATGGCGGTGTTATTGCGGGCGGTGGACATCCCGACGCGATTTGTGACCGGGTTTACGCAGGGCACTGAGGACTACGCCTACCAGGGCCCGGGCGAGCGGTTCATCATCGAGAACCAGGACGCGCATGCGTGGGTGCAGGTGTACTTCCCGAAACTGGGGTGGATCCCGTTTGACCCGACGCCGGGCTTCAACATGCCCTTCTCTCAGGGAACCACGTCGCCAGCCTCGAGTCCGGCCGTCAATTCGACGCCGGCTGCGCCGACGCCGCCGAAAACCAAGGTGCAGCCAGCGCCCGCCAATACATCCAGCGTGTCCGCTGTCAACGTCACGCGGTGGATGCAGCTGGCGGGCCTGGTGTTGGCGGGGCTGCTCGCGCTGTTGGCGGCGCTCGCCTGGGTGTTTCGCCGGCGGATTCTGTTGTTCCGCGCGGAGCGCCTGTGGCGGGCGGATTCGCCTGCGGGCATGACGCGCGGCATGCACTATCTCATCAAGCTGCTCGCCGCGCGCGGTCGGCTTGGCGGGGTCGTGTTCAGCGTCCGGGACTTGTATCAGGCCGCCCTGGCGACGGAACTGCCGGAAGACGAGGTTCGCCACTTCCTCACCACCGCGGAAGCCGCCTGGTATGGGCCGGGGGCGCCGTCCGCGCAGGATGTCGCGCGCGCCAGGCAAACCTGGAAGAGGTGGATTGCCGCGCTGTTGCAGCAAGGCCGTCCGGGCCGCCGGAAAAGGTCTCGCAACTCTAGCAGCCTGTGA
- a CDS encoding MFS transporter, whose translation MKATRFRWVIVLLLFIITIINYVDRSAISYAISDISSVFHLNDAQSGMILGAFAIGYMITTFFGGIWVDHTGARTVLTISSLLWTLSIGLTGVAVGFVMIYLMRILLGIAEGPNFPAMNRAVAEWLSKDERAIALSNSLVSVPLALAIGAPVATQLIIHLSWRGMFIVLGIVGLIWVPFWYGFFRNRPEQSAHVNEAELRHIHDGNLDSAAQQSTISHRPQVTGLWKYLLTSPTLLANDWAFFVFGYYLFFFMTWLPSYLQQQYHLKLATVGLFGILPWLLAAVLLWLLGYVSDAILRRTGRLRLARSHPIWITMLLAAVCILPVIYTHNLTVALIFISLAVGFAMSSNSTFYAVNVDIAKERTGTALGVMDTFFAIAGFAAPVITGWVVNSTGQYTNAFWLLFILALSAVVAVFFFHKPDRENLERIAQGQSSSVH comes from the coding sequence TTGAAGGCCACGAGATTTCGCTGGGTCATTGTACTCCTGCTTTTCATCATCACCATCATCAACTACGTCGACCGGTCAGCCATTTCCTATGCCATTTCCGACATATCGTCCGTATTTCATCTCAACGATGCGCAGTCTGGGATGATTCTTGGCGCGTTCGCGATCGGTTACATGATCACGACCTTTTTCGGCGGGATTTGGGTCGATCACACCGGCGCGCGAACAGTCCTGACGATTTCCTCTCTGCTGTGGACGTTGTCCATCGGCCTCACGGGGGTCGCCGTTGGGTTTGTGATGATTTATCTCATGCGCATCTTGCTCGGTATTGCGGAGGGGCCGAACTTCCCGGCAATGAACCGGGCCGTTGCGGAATGGCTGTCCAAGGATGAACGAGCCATCGCGCTTTCCAACTCCCTCGTTTCTGTACCGTTGGCGCTGGCGATTGGGGCTCCTGTTGCAACGCAGCTCATCATCCACTTGTCCTGGCGCGGCATGTTTATCGTGCTGGGGATTGTCGGGCTCATTTGGGTGCCTTTCTGGTACGGATTCTTCCGCAACCGTCCGGAACAAAGTGCACACGTAAATGAAGCTGAGCTCCGGCACATTCACGATGGCAATCTTGACTCAGCAGCCCAACAAAGCACCATTTCGCATCGGCCGCAGGTCACGGGGCTGTGGAAGTACTTGCTGACCAGCCCCACGCTGTTAGCGAACGACTGGGCCTTTTTCGTGTTTGGGTACTATCTGTTCTTCTTTATGACCTGGCTGCCGAGTTATCTCCAGCAGCAGTATCACCTCAAGCTGGCGACCGTCGGTCTGTTTGGCATCCTGCCCTGGCTGCTGGCGGCTGTTTTGCTGTGGCTGCTTGGCTATGTGTCCGATGCGATTCTCAGGCGCACCGGTCGGCTGCGGCTCGCTCGTTCACATCCCATTTGGATCACGATGCTGCTCGCGGCCGTGTGCATTTTGCCGGTCATCTATACGCATAACCTGACGGTCGCGCTCATCTTCATTTCGCTGGCCGTAGGGTTTGCGATGAGTTCGAACTCCACCTTCTACGCGGTGAACGTCGACATCGCGAAAGAACGGACCGGTACAGCGCTGGGCGTCATGGACACCTTCTTCGCCATCGCTGGATTTGCAGCGCCGGTCATCACGGGGTGGGTGGTCAACTCGACGGGACAGTACACCAACGCGTTCTGGCTGCTGTTTATCTTGGCGCTGTCGGCGGTTGTCGCGGTGTTCTTCTTCCATAAACCGGATCGCGAAAACCTGGAGCGGATCGCGCAGGGCCAGTCATCATCGGTCCATTGA
- a CDS encoding TetR/AcrR family transcriptional regulator produces MEHVKTNTAERILEATYQCMARKGSGSVSTRDIAQEAGVTLSLIHYHFPSKEALLVTAAAQIIQRHLHGFLLTLQPEQSVTERLKQVIAFVRSRFETEDSTWRKVYFDLLAMAAWSPRIADEVKKLQDQIVDLIVAGIPADNMSGNDLAGGARMFLAALNGLALQALHGTSREELDHAYTFLERAILSQFRPPRRD; encoded by the coding sequence GTGGAGCACGTGAAAACGAACACAGCCGAGCGCATCCTCGAAGCCACCTACCAGTGCATGGCGCGCAAGGGTTCGGGAAGCGTCTCAACCAGAGACATTGCACAGGAAGCTGGCGTGACGCTCAGCCTCATCCATTATCACTTCCCGAGCAAGGAAGCCCTGCTGGTCACCGCCGCCGCGCAAATCATCCAGCGTCACTTGCACGGCTTTTTGCTTACGCTGCAGCCCGAACAGTCGGTGACGGAGCGGCTGAAGCAGGTCATTGCCTTCGTCCGAAGTCGATTTGAAACCGAGGACAGCACCTGGAGAAAGGTCTACTTTGACCTGCTGGCCATGGCTGCATGGTCGCCTCGGATTGCGGATGAGGTAAAAAAACTTCAGGACCAAATTGTCGACCTCATCGTCGCCGGCATCCCGGCCGACAACATGTCCGGCAACGACCTGGCTGGCGGCGCCCGCATGTTTCTCGCCGCACTCAACGGGCTCGCCCTGCAAGCGCTGCACGGTACCTCCCGTGAGGAATTGGACCACGCATACACGTTTCTCGAGCGGGCCATCCTCTCGCAGTTCCGGCCGCCGCGCCGCGATTGA
- a CDS encoding DUF58 domain-containing protein — protein sequence MRVLKVLGLSGVGLIWGALFVFARVQGAFFAWFLFYFWTLLVVYEGLVWSFGLRGVETSRSLSASRLSAGQPLEITLSLTRRGWWPLLWVRVRDDLPERWRFQTLGAERVLQPMWSTEASFVYQVDAVQRGVYALGDTTVETGDVFGLVHRTACIRRFDEVMVYPQIVPVRGWAGYHPEEQGLRQPTRRRAEESTNVLGVRSYVPGDRLSRIHWPASARRGELQAKEFELHVTSELLFLIDAAETSFASRPASLFELEMTVAASLLKHAFDLRRQFAFTMHARGVVSLPAGRDQALLFRCMEELALARPDGQTGFQETLLHMVNEVVPGTTLVVLSPEVNRETAAAVHAVRHRSPVEWFMPVPGGQLTDGQREGVEMLERAGARVYLIPSPESLNALQRGGMHRAAGG from the coding sequence ATGCGTGTCCTCAAAGTCCTCGGGCTGTCGGGGGTCGGACTGATCTGGGGCGCGTTGTTTGTCTTTGCTCGTGTGCAAGGGGCGTTTTTCGCCTGGTTTCTGTTTTATTTCTGGACGCTTTTGGTGGTGTATGAAGGGTTGGTTTGGTCCTTCGGACTGCGCGGTGTCGAGACGTCACGCTCGTTGTCAGCGAGTCGGTTGTCCGCAGGGCAGCCGCTTGAAATCACGCTGTCTTTGACCCGCCGCGGCTGGTGGCCATTGTTGTGGGTTCGGGTGCGCGACGACCTGCCCGAACGCTGGCGGTTTCAAACGTTGGGCGCAGAACGGGTGTTGCAGCCCATGTGGTCGACGGAGGCTTCCTTCGTCTATCAGGTCGACGCGGTGCAGCGGGGGGTGTACGCGCTTGGCGATACCACTGTTGAGACGGGGGATGTGTTTGGGCTGGTTCACCGAACCGCGTGCATCCGCCGCTTTGACGAGGTGATGGTGTATCCGCAGATTGTGCCTGTCCGCGGCTGGGCGGGGTACCACCCGGAGGAACAGGGCCTGCGGCAGCCGACGCGCCGGCGGGCGGAGGAATCGACCAACGTGCTCGGGGTCAGAAGCTATGTGCCGGGCGACCGGCTGAGCCGCATTCACTGGCCCGCAAGTGCGCGCCGCGGCGAACTCCAGGCCAAGGAGTTTGAACTGCACGTCACCAGCGAGCTGTTGTTTCTCATTGACGCGGCGGAAACCTCCTTTGCATCCCGGCCCGCGAGTCTGTTTGAACTAGAGATGACGGTCGCCGCATCGCTGTTGAAGCACGCCTTCGACTTGCGGCGTCAGTTTGCGTTCACGATGCACGCTCGAGGTGTGGTGTCCCTGCCGGCGGGCCGTGACCAGGCCTTGTTGTTCCGGTGCATGGAAGAACTCGCGCTCGCCCGGCCAGACGGACAAACCGGGTTTCAAGAGACGCTGCTGCACATGGTGAATGAGGTTGTACCCGGGACCACCTTGGTGGTGCTGTCGCCGGAGGTGAACCGCGAAACGGCCGCTGCTGTGCATGCGGTGCGCCATCGGTCGCCCGTCGAATGGTTCATGCCGGTGCCCGGCGGGCAGTTGACGGACGGGCAGCGTGAAGGCGTTGAGATGCTGGAGCGCGCCGGGGCCCGCGTCTATCTCATCCCGTCCCCGGAGTCCTTGAACGCCCTGCAGCGAGGAGGAATGCATCGTGCCGCGGGGGGCTGA